The region TACCTCGGATCGATCCAAGATCCGTGGGGCGGGACGCGCGCCGGGTTCGAGGGTCGGCTCAAGCTGACGCGCGAGGAGTTCGGCGTCGGCTGGAAGGATACGAAGTACCGGCCTCCGCTCATCGCGAACGAGGTGGTGCTGACGTTCAGTCTGGAGCTCATCAAGAAGGCCGGATAGGAAAAGCCGGAAGCCGGGAAGCCGGGGACAGGCACCCGTGTCTCAATAGGTGCCTGTCCCCAACCGAGCTATTCGGTCGATACGCGCCTCACCGAGAGGATCTCGATCGGATCGAGAGGGACATCCTTCGGCAGCTGCCCCATCGCTCCGGTCTTCACGGCGCGGATCTTGTCCACGACGTCCATCCCCTCCACCACCCGTCCGAACACGCAGTAGCCGAAACGAGCTTCGCCGTCGAAGTGATCGAGGTTCGTGTTGTCCTGGACGTTGATGAAGAACTGGCTGGTTGCGGAATGCGGCTCGGGGAGCCGCGCCATCGCGATCGTCCCGCGCGTGTTCGAGAGCCCGTTGTCCGCTTCGTTCTTGACGGCGGGTTTGGTCGGCTTGCGCGCGAGATCCTTCGTGAAGCCGCCTCCTTGAATGACGAAGCTCTCGATCACCCGATGGAAGATCGTTCCATCGTAAAACTTCTCGTCCGCGTAGGAGAGGAAGTTCTCTACGGTGATCGGCGCCTTGTCGGCGAATAGCTCGATTCGGATGTCTCCCAGCGTGGTCTTCATGAGAACCATCGGGTTCGTTCGGACCTCCTCGGCAACCGATTGCTGAACGGTTTCCGAAATCTGCGCGCTTCCCGCGCCCGCCGCAAGAAAGAGCAGCGCGGAAATCGTCGGTAGGTGTCGTCTCATCGGCAGTCCCTTTCCTTGTCGGTTCGTCTCCGTTTCCTTCTCCCGAGTCTTAGAACCCGGAGACTATCAGAAGTTCCCGGAGGGGGCAATCCTCGGGATGGCCCCTCATGGAGTGTGCACCGCCACGGCCTCTGCTATGCTGAACGGAGACCGGCCTCGCGGGGAAGGGGCCGTCGAGCGACGCGAACGAACGTTCGGGAGAACTCATCCCCGCGCCCGAACACGCGAGGTGCGCCCGTGGACGAAACGGACCGGAGGATCGCCGAGAAGATCGAGGCGATCGAGGAGAAGCTGGACGAAGGGGAAGCGGAAGAGGCGCTCCGCCTCGCCGACCATGCGGTCCGGGAGTTCCCGGACGCGCCGGATCTCCTCGCGCTTCGCGGGGACGCGCTCTGGGCGCTCGGGGGAGTGCGCGCGGCCTGTGAGGACTACGAGCTTGCCGTCGAGATGCTCCCCGACGCGGCGGATCTTCTCGCGGGGCTCGCGCGGATCCGCTTCTCGCTCGGGGACTTCCTCGGCGCGAGGCGACGCGCCGAGGAGGCGCTGAAGATCGAGGAGAGGGCGGAGGCGCTCGACGTGCTGAGCCGCCTCGCCGAGCGCGCGGGGCGTCTCAAAGATGCGGACCGCTTCGCGGAACGCGCGGCCCGCGCCGACCCGGAGGGCTTCCCGCGGCCCTTCCGAATTCCGGAGAAGGACTTCCTGCGGGCGGTCGAGGAGGCGATCGACCGGCTTCCGGAGCGGTTTCGGGACGCGGTCCGGGAGAAGAACGTCGCCATCCTCGTCGAGCCGGTTCCTCCGGAGGAGATCCTTCTCGAGGAGGAGCCTCCTTTCGACCCCTCGATCCTCGGGCTCTATCGGGGGATCCCGCTTCCCGATCGGGAGGCCGGCTCGCAAAGGGTCCCGGACACGATCCATCTCTTCCGCCACAACATCGAGAGGGCGGCCGCGGATCGCGAGACCCTGGTCGAGGAGATCGCGATCACCGTCTACCACGAACTCGGACACTTCTTCGGGTTGGACGAAGAGGATCTCGACGAGCTCGACCTCGGCTAGCGATGCGGTTTGTACCGGCCGTGGAAGCTCCAGGCTATCCCTTCACGCTTCAAGTGAACGGCGGCGGCCGGAGGGAGCTTCAGGGCGTACTCTTTCCCCACGAGCCGGGTGAGGAGAAGCTCGAGGTGGGGCAAGTGCCCCACGACGGCGATGTCCTCTTCGATCGAGGAAAGCTCCTGCGCGATCGCGTCAATTTCGTCGTTCGGGTCGAGCCCCTTCCTCACCTCGATCGCGGCCGAGCGCCCGACCCTGTCGGTCAGGATCTCCGCGGTCTGGCGGGCGCGCGTCTTCCCGCTGTGGAGGATCCGCTCCACGCGGATGCCCGCCGCGGCGAGCTGATCGGCGACGTAGATCGAGTCGGCGATGCCCGTCTCGGTGAGGCCCCGGTCGGGGTCCGTGTCGGAGGGCATCGCGTGCCCGTGGCGCATGATGACGATGTCCGGCATAGGATTCACCTCGCGAGAAAGTCGGCGCTTGGTTCCGGCGCTCCCGCGTGATTCTATCGAAGGGGCGAGGGCGGGGCAAGAGCCGCGCCGCGCGGCGGGATTCCGAATGGGCGATCCGTGTTTCTTGGCCGACGACATGCTCGCGCGTCTGGCGCGCTGGCTCCGAGGGGCGGGGCTCGACGTGGCGTACGCCGGTCGGGGCGCGTCCGACGACGAGATTCTCCGATCGGCCCGCAGGGAGGGACGGGTCGTCCTCACGCGGGACACGCGCTTTCCCGGCGGAGAAGAAGAGCGAATCGTCCTCGAGAGCGCGGATCTCGACGAGCAGCTCGTCGAGGTGCTCCGCCATTTCCCCTCGTTCGATCCTCTCGCGCGCTCCTTTTCCCGCTGCATGGAGTGCAACGGGCGGCTCGCCGAGGAGAACGATCCGCCCGCCCGGCCGGCGGGGGTCTCGGGGCCGTTCCGCCGGTGCGCGGAGTGCGGGAGGCTCTTCTGGCTCGGGACGCACACGCGGCGCATTCGGGAGCGGCTCGCGCGGATCGCGGGGAGGCTGGACGAGGCGAGTCGCGGGGAAGAGAGCGGGGAGCCTCCCCCGTTCGAGCGGGCGGCCTTCGACGCCTTTCTGCGAGACGCGTTCGCGAGACTCGACCTGTCGTGGCGCGGCTACCGGCGCGTCCGATTCGGGCTTCGGGGGCGCGTCCGGAGAAGACTCCGCGCGCTCGGGCTCCGCACGCTCTGGGAGTACCGGGAGACGCTCGCGCGCTCTCCGGAGGAGCGCTTCCTTCTCGGCGCCCTTCTTCACGTGACCGTCTCCCGGTTCTTCCGAGATCGAAGCGTCTGGCTCTCGCTCCCCGAGATCCTCTTTCCCCGGCTCGTCGAACAGGCGGGGAAGGGGCCGGTCCGCGTCTTCTCGCTCGGATGCGCGTCGGGCGAGGAACCCTTCACCCTTCGAATGCTTTGGAATGAATCGAGCGTGTCCGAGATCCCGATCGAGATCCTCGCGGCGGATGTTTCCGAATCGTGTCTCCGGCGCGCGCGCGAAGCGGTTTACCCCTCGAGCGCGGTGCACAACGTGCCCGAACCGTACGTGCGGCGCTACTTCCGCCTCGAAGGCGGAAACTGGATCCTCGACCGCACCCTCGCGGACTCGGTCCGTTTCGAGCGGTTCGATTGGAGAAGCGACCGTTGGCCGGGCCCGTTCCACTGGATCCTCGCGCGGAACGGGGTGTTCACGTATCTCGGCGAGGACGCGCGGCTTCGGGTGTTCGAGAAGATTCGCTCCACGCTCCTGCCGGGCGGCTTTCTCTGGGTCGGCGGAAACGAGAGGCTTCGCGAGGCGCCGAAGGATTGGGAGATCCTCGCGCCCGGCCTCTTTCGCGCCGGCGGATCGTCCGCGCGCGCCGGACCCGCTTGACGGATGGAAGGATCGGGTGTAGTTTTCCGATCGGCGGGCCGAATGAGGATCGCGTCATGATCGCCGGTATCGGGATGGACATGGTCCTCATCGAGCGGATGCGCCGCGCGATCGATCGTTTCGGCGATCGCTTCTTGAGGCGCGTGTTCACGGAAGGAGAGATCGCGTACTGCCGCACGAAGCGCGATCCGGTCCCTTCCTTCGCCGCCCGCTTCGCCGCGAAAGAGGCGGCGATGAAGGCTCTCGGTACGGGCGTGTCGCGGGGTGTGTTCTTCCGGCACGTCGAGGTGTCACGTCGGAGAGGAGAGGGGCCGCGCGTCCTGTTCCACGGGGGGGCGAGGCGCCGGGCCGACCTTCTCGACGTGGCCGCCTCGCATCTCACGCTCACTCATGAGAAGAACATCGCCGCCGCGTTCGTCGTCCTCATGAAGAAGCCGTCGCGTGAGCGTTGATCCGTCGGAGGGATGCTTCTTGCGCGACCCGGCCGAGAAGAGACCCGGCGTGCCTCGGTCGGATCGGGGCTATTCTTCGAAGCGAACGAGGCGGTAGTTCTTCTTCCCCTGTCTCAGGACGAGCGTCGATCCGGCCGCCAGGTCGTTCGGCCCGACGGAGCGGTCCGGGCTCTCCACGCGCACGTTGTTGAGATAAACCCCGCCTCCTTCGATGAGCCTCCGCGCCGCCCCCTTTCCCGTCGAAAGACCGCTCTCGACGAGAAGGTCGACGATCCCAAGGCCCCCCGCGAGGCGCGCGCGCGGGAGGACGGCGGAGGGAACGTCCGCGAAGACGTCGGCGAGGGTGCGCTCGTCCACCCCATCGAGCGTTCCCCCGAAGAAGATCTCCGAGGCGCGGACCGCCGCGCGAAGCGCCCCGTCTCCGTGCACGAGCCGCGTCGCCTCCTCGGCGAGGCGTTTCTGCGCGGCGCGGCGCTCGGGCGCGGCCGCGAGCTCGCGCTCGATCTCGGCGATCTCTGGAAGCGGAACGAACGTGAACATCTTGAGAAAGGGGATCGCGTCCGCGTCGCTCGCGTTGATCCAATGCTGATAGAACCGGTAGGGGGAGGTGAGGGCCGGATCGAGCCAGATCCGCTCCCCGTCGCTCGTCTTTCCGAGCTTCTGGCCGGAGGAGTCGACGAGAAGAGGGAAGACGATCCCGTACGCCTGCTTGCCGCGCAGCTTCCGGATGAGATCGATCCCCGTGGTGATGTTCCCCCACTGATCGCTTCCGCCCGCCTGGAGCACGCAGCCGTGCGTATCGTGGAGGTGCAGGAAGTCGTACGCCTGAAGGAGCATGTACGAAAATTCCGTGTACGAAATGCCTGTTTCTCCCGAGAGCCGGCTCTTCACGCTCTCCTTGGCGAGCATCTCGCCGAGGCGGAAATGCTTGCCGACGTCGCGGAGGAACTCGATGAAGCCGAAGGATCCGAGCCAGTCGGCGTTGTTCACGAGGAGCGCCTTTCCCCCGCCGAAGTCGAGGAAGCGCTCGAACTGCTTCTTGAGGGCGGCGAGGTTCCGCTCGAGCGTCTCTGGATCGAGGAGGTTCCTCTCCTTCGACTTCCCCGAGGGATCCCCGATCATGCCGGTCGCCCCCCCCATCACCGCGATCGCGCGGTGCCCGGCCCGCTGGAAGTGGGCGAGGCCCATGATCGGGATCAGGTTCCCCGCGTGGAAAGAGGGTCCGGTCGGGTCGAACCCGATGTAGCAGGAGACCTTCTCGCGCTCGAGGAGCTTCGGAATCTCCTCGGACGTCGCGTTCTCGATGAAGCCGCGCGCTTCCAGTTCGGCGTACAGGTTCAAGACGGATCTCCTTTGCGGCAGAGGTCCCCATCGGTGCTCGGGCGCTTCCGCCGCATTCTACTCGCTTTTCGGCGCGTCCTCCGATCGAATGTTCCCGAGGACCTTCCGGAACGCGGCGGCATCCCTTTCGCCGAAGAGGACGAAGCGAACGGTCTTCGGAAGGGGGTGCGCCTGG is a window of Candidatus Eisenbacteria bacterium DNA encoding:
- a CDS encoding peptidyl-prolyl cis-trans isomerase; protein product: MRRHLPTISALLFLAAGAGSAQISETVQQSVAEEVRTNPMVLMKTTLGDIRIELFADKAPITVENFLSYADEKFYDGTIFHRVIESFVIQGGGFTKDLARKPTKPAVKNEADNGLSNTRGTIAMARLPEPHSATSQFFINVQDNTNLDHFDGEARFGYCVFGRVVEGMDVVDKIRAVKTGAMGQLPKDVPLDPIEILSVRRVSTE
- a CDS encoding metallopeptidase family protein; its protein translation is MDETDRRIAEKIEAIEEKLDEGEAEEALRLADHAVREFPDAPDLLALRGDALWALGGVRAACEDYELAVEMLPDAADLLAGLARIRFSLGDFLGARRRAEEALKIEERAEALDVLSRLAERAGRLKDADRFAERAARADPEGFPRPFRIPEKDFLRAVEEAIDRLPERFRDAVREKNVAILVEPVPPEEILLEEEPPFDPSILGLYRGIPLPDREAGSQRVPDTIHLFRHNIERAAADRETLVEEIAITVYHELGHFFGLDEEDLDELDLG
- the sixA gene encoding phosphohistidine phosphatase SixA; amino-acid sequence: MPDIVIMRHGHAMPSDTDPDRGLTETGIADSIYVADQLAAAGIRVERILHSGKTRARQTAEILTDRVGRSAAIEVRKGLDPNDEIDAIAQELSSIEEDIAVVGHLPHLELLLTRLVGKEYALKLPPAAAVHLKREGIAWSFHGRYKPHR
- a CDS encoding DUF5615 family PIN-like protein, encoding MGDPCFLADDMLARLARWLRGAGLDVAYAGRGASDDEILRSARREGRVVLTRDTRFPGGEEERIVLESADLDEQLVEVLRHFPSFDPLARSFSRCMECNGRLAEENDPPARPAGVSGPFRRCAECGRLFWLGTHTRRIRERLARIAGRLDEASRGEESGEPPPFERAAFDAFLRDAFARLDLSWRGYRRVRFGLRGRVRRRLRALGLRTLWEYRETLARSPEERFLLGALLHVTVSRFFRDRSVWLSLPEILFPRLVEQAGKGPVRVFSLGCASGEEPFTLRMLWNESSVSEIPIEILAADVSESCLRRAREAVYPSSAVHNVPEPYVRRYFRLEGGNWILDRTLADSVRFERFDWRSDRWPGPFHWILARNGVFTYLGEDARLRVFEKIRSTLLPGGFLWVGGNERLREAPKDWEILAPGLFRAGGSSARAGPA
- the acpS gene encoding holo-ACP synthase codes for the protein MIAGIGMDMVLIERMRRAIDRFGDRFLRRVFTEGEIAYCRTKRDPVPSFAARFAAKEAAMKALGTGVSRGVFFRHVEVSRRRGEGPRVLFHGGARRRADLLDVAASHLTLTHEKNIAAAFVVLMKKPSRER
- a CDS encoding tyrosine--tRNA ligase, whose protein sequence is MNLYAELEARGFIENATSEEIPKLLEREKVSCYIGFDPTGPSFHAGNLIPIMGLAHFQRAGHRAIAVMGGATGMIGDPSGKSKERNLLDPETLERNLAALKKQFERFLDFGGGKALLVNNADWLGSFGFIEFLRDVGKHFRLGEMLAKESVKSRLSGETGISYTEFSYMLLQAYDFLHLHDTHGCVLQAGGSDQWGNITTGIDLIRKLRGKQAYGIVFPLLVDSSGQKLGKTSDGERIWLDPALTSPYRFYQHWINASDADAIPFLKMFTFVPLPEIAEIERELAAAPERRAAQKRLAEEATRLVHGDGALRAAVRASEIFFGGTLDGVDERTLADVFADVPSAVLPRARLAGGLGIVDLLVESGLSTGKGAARRLIEGGGVYLNNVRVESPDRSVGPNDLAAGSTLVLRQGKKNYRLVRFEE